The following are encoded in a window of Gymnogyps californianus isolate 813 chromosome 21, ASM1813914v2, whole genome shotgun sequence genomic DNA:
- the USP48 gene encoding ubiquitin carboxyl-terminal hydrolase 48 isoform X2, translating to MAPRLQLEKAAWRWTETVPPEAVAQEHIEAAYRVGLEPCQRGACRRNCRGNPNCLVGIGEHVWLGEIDENSFHNIDDPNCERRKKMWFLNLELRQALYLCPSTCSEYVAGEGIPKDKDYEPQTICEHLQYLFALLQNSKRRYIDPSGFVKALGLDTGQQQDAQEFSKLFMSLLEDTLSKQKNPDVRNIVQKQFCGEYAYVTVCNQCGRESKLVSKFYELELNIQGHKQLTDCITEFLKEEKLEGDNRYFCETCQSKQNATRKIRLLSLPCTLNLQLMRFVFDRQTGHKKKLNTYIGFSELLDMEPFMEQKNGIYVYELSAVLIHRGVSAYSGHYIAHVKDPQTGEWYKFNDEDIEKMEGKKLQLGIEEDLAEPSKSQTRKPKCGKGTHCSRNAYMLVYRLQTREKSLTIEVPAFLQELVERDNCKFEEWCNEMAEMRKQSVARGKIKHEEVKELYKRLPAEAGSPYDFISLEWLQKWLDESTPPKPIDNTACLCSHGKLHPDKISIMKRISEYVADFFYRRYGGGPRLNVKALCKDCVVERCRILRLKNQLNEDYKTVTNLLKITVKGNDGFWVGKASLRSWRQLALEQLNEQDEDAEHSNGKMNGNAQNKDESNEEKREEEEELNFNEDIVCPHGDLCISENERRVVSKEAWEKLKQYFPKAPEFPNNKECCSQCKILEREGEENEALHKMMASEQKTSLQNLFHDKCRPCLGSWPQETDELYIVSQFFVEEWRKFVRRPTRCSPVSSVGNSALLCPHGGLMFTYASMTKEDSKLIALIWPSEWERIQKLFVVDHVIKITRTQAAGADPESALYASEPQLCPECREGLLCQQQRDLREYTQATIYIHKVVDNKKVMKDAAPELNVSSSEAEEEREENKPEGEQDPDFNQTNGGAKRQKISHQGYVTYQKQGIRRSTRHRKVRGEKALLVSANQTLKELKIQIMHAFSVAPFDQNLSIDGKILSDDTATLGSLGVIPESVILLKADEPIADYAAMDDVMQVCMPEEGFKGTGLLGH from the exons aTGGCGCCGCGGTTGCAGCTGGAGAAGGCGGCGTGGCGTTGGACCGAGACGGTGCCGCCCGAGGCGGTGGCGCAGGAGCACATCGAAGCGGCCTACCGCGTCGGGCTGGAGCCCTGCCAGCGCGGCGCCTGCCG GAGGAACTGCCGAGGGAACCCCAACTGCCTGGTGGGCATCGGGGAGCACGTCTGGCTGGGCGAGATAGATGAGAACAGCTTCCACAACATCGACGACCCCAACTGCGAGCGTCGCAAGAAG ATGTGGTTTCTTAACTTGGAGCTCCGGCAAGCCCTCTACTTGTGTCCCAGCACCTGCAGCGAGTACGTGGCCGGAGAGGGCATCCCGAAAGACAAAG ACTACGAGCCTCAGACCATTTGTGAACACCTCCAGTACTTGTTCGCCTtgctgcagaacagcaaaagGCGATACATCGATCCCTCTGGGTTCGTCAAAGCGCTGGGCTTGGACACGGGGCAGCAGCAG gaTGCCCAGGAGTTTTCAAAGCTGTTCATGTCACTGCTGGAAGATACTttatccaaacaaaaaaacccagatgttCGAAACATAGTGCAAAAGCAGTTCTGCGGAGAGTACGCCTATGTCACGGT CTGCAACCAGTGTGGCAGGGAGTCCAAACTCGTGTCTAAATTTTACGAGCTGGAGTTAAACATCCAAGGGCATAAGCAGTTGACAGACTGTATAACGGAATTTCTTAAG gaagaaaaattagaagGGGACAATCGTTATTTTTGCGAAACTTGTCAGAGTAAGCAGAACGCCACGAGGAAGATCAGGCTGCTAAGTCTTCCCTGCACGCTCAACCTGCAGCTGATGCGTTTCGTGTTTGACAG GCAAACTGGCCATAAGAAAAAGCTGAACACCTACATCGGCTTCTCTGAGCTGCTTGACATGGAGCCTTTTATGGAACAAAAAA ACGGCATCTACGTGTATGAACTTAGTGCTGTCCTCATACACCGTGGCGTGAGCGCGTACTCCGGGCACTACATCGCCCACGTGAAGGATCCGCAGACGGGCGAGTGGTACAAGTTTAACGACGAAGACATAGAAAAGATGGAGGGGAAGAAACTGCAGTTGGGGATTGAGGAAGATCTAG CGGAACCTTCTAAATCCCAGACTCGTAAACCTAAGTGCGGGAAAGGGACTCACTGCTCACGCAATGCTTACATGCTGGTATACAGGCTGCAAACCCGGGAGAAATCTCTGACAATCGAAGTACCAG cttttctgcaggagctggtAGAGCGCGATAACTGCAAGTTCGAGGAGTGGTGCAACGAAATGGCCGAGATGCGCAAACAGAGCGTGGCCAGAGGCAAAATCAAACACGAAGAGGTGAAGGAGCTCTACAAAAGGTTACCCGCTGAAGCTG gtTCCCCGTATGACTTCATCTCTCTCGAATGGCTGCAGAAATGGCTGGATGAGTCTACTCCTCCAAAACCTATAGATAACACAGCCTGCCTGTGCTCCCACGGCAAACTCCATCCGGATAAAATATCCATTATGAAGAGGATATCGGAGTACGTGGCTGACTTCTTCTACAGGAGATACGGAGGAGGGCCCCGGCTGAACG tcaaagcactttgcaaggACTGCGTGGTAGAAAGGTGTCGAATCCTGCGACTGAAAAACCAGTTAAACGAAGACTACAAAACCGTTACGAACTTGCTGAAGATAACAGTCAAGGG gAACGACGGGTTTTGGGTTGGAAAGGCGTCCTTGCGGAGCTGGCGTCAGTTGGCTCTGGAGCAATTAAATGAGCAAGACGAAGATGCAGAGCACAGTAATGGAAAAATGAACGGAAATGCACAAAACAAAG atgaatcaaatgaagagaagagagaggaggaagaggagttaaattttaatgaagacaTCGTTTGCCCACATG GTGACCTGTGCATATCCGAAAACGAACGGAGAGTGGTTTCGAAGGAAGCTTGGGAGAAACTCAAGCAATATTTTCCAAAGGCCCCTGAATTCCCAAATAACAAAGAGTGCTGTTCCCAGTGCAAG ATTTTGGAGCGCGAAGGGGAGGAAAATGAAGCTCTGCATAAGATGATGGCCAGCGAGCAGAAGACTTCTCTCCAGAACCTGTTCCACGATAAATGCAGACCTTGCCTGGGCAGCTGGCCTCAG GAGACAGATGAGCTGTATATTGTTTCGCAGTTCTTTGTAGAAGAATGGAGGAAATTTGTCAG GAGGCCGACGCGATGCAGCCCCGTGTCCTCGGTAGGAAACAGCGCTCTTCTCTGCCCCCACGGGGGCCTCATGTTCACCTACGCTTCCATGACCAAAGAAGACTCCAAACT TATAGCTCTAATATGGCCCAGCGAGTGGGAGAGGATTCAAAAACTCTTCGTCGTGGATCACGTCATCAAAATCACCCGAACGCAAGCTGCCGGGGCAGACCCGGAGAGCGCGCTTTACGCCTCTGAGCCCC AACTCTGTCCGGAGTGCAGAGAAGGGCTGTTATGCCAACAGCAGCGGGACTTGCGTGAGTACACCCAAGCGACCATCTACATCCATAAAGTGGTGGATAATAAAAAG GTAATGAAGGACGCTGCTCCGGAGCTGAACGTGAGCAGCTCAGAagctgaagaggaaagggaggaaaacaagCCAGAGGGGGAACAAGACCCAGATTTTAACCAG ACCAACGGTGGTGCGAAACGCCAGAAGATCTCGCACCAGGGCTACGTCACTTACCAAAAGCAAGGCATCAGGCGAAGCACCCGGCACCGGAAAGTCAGAGGGGAGAAAGCGCTGCTTGTTTCTGCTAATCAGACgctgaaagagctgaaaatacaG ATCATGCATGCATTTTCAGTTGCTCCCTTCGACCAGAATTTGTCGATCGACGGGAAGATACTGAGCGATGACACCGCGACGCTCGGCAGCCTGGGAGTCATCCCCGAGTCCGTCATTTTATTAAAG GCTGACGAACCAATTGCAGATTACGCAGCGATGGATGACGTTATGCAAG TTTGTATGCCTGAAGAAGGATTTAAAG ggaCTGGTTTACTTGGACACTGA
- the USP48 gene encoding ubiquitin carboxyl-terminal hydrolase 48 isoform X4: protein MAPRLQLEKAAWRWTETVPPEAVAQEHIEAAYRVGLEPCQRGACRRNCRGNPNCLVGIGEHVWLGEIDENSFHNIDDPNCERRKKNAFVGLTNLGATCYVNTFLQMWFLNLELRQALYLCPSTCSEYVAGEGIPKDKDYEPQTICEHLQYLFALLQNSKRRYIDPSGFVKALGLDTGQQQDAQEFSKLFMSLLEDTLSKQKNPDVRNIVQKQFCGEYAYVTVCNQCGRESKLVSKFYELELNIQGHKQLTDCITEFLKEEKLEGDNRYFCETCQSKQNATRKIRLLSLPCTLNLQLMRFVFDRQTGHKKKLNTYIGFSELLDMEPFMEQKNGIYVYELSAVLIHRGVSAYSGHYIAHVKDPQTGEWYKFNDEDIEKMEGKKLQLGIEEDLAFLQELVERDNCKFEEWCNEMAEMRKQSVARGKIKHEEVKELYKRLPAEAGSPYDFISLEWLQKWLDESTPPKPIDNTACLCSHGKLHPDKISIMKRISEYVADFFYRRYGGGPRLNVKALCKDCVVERCRILRLKNQLNEDYKTVTNLLKITVKGNDGFWVGKASLRSWRQLALEQLNEQDEDAEHSNGKMNGNAQNKDESNEEKREEEEELNFNEDIVCPHGDLCISENERRVVSKEAWEKLKQYFPKAPEFPNNKECCSQCKILEREGEENEALHKMMASEQKTSLQNLFHDKCRPCLGSWPQETDELYIVSQFFVEEWRKFVRRPTRCSPVSSVGNSALLCPHGGLMFTYASMTKEDSKLIALIWPSEWERIQKLFVVDHVIKITRTQAAGADPESALYASEPQLCPECREGLLCQQQRDLREYTQATIYIHKVVDNKKVMKDAAPELNVSSSEAEEEREENKPEGEQDPDFNQTNGGAKRQKISHQGYVTYQKQGIRRSTRHRKVRGEKALLVSANQTLKELKIQIMHAFSVAPFDQNLSIDGKILSDDTATLGSLGVIPESVILLKADEPIADYAAMDDVMQVCMPEEGFKGTGLLGH from the exons aTGGCGCCGCGGTTGCAGCTGGAGAAGGCGGCGTGGCGTTGGACCGAGACGGTGCCGCCCGAGGCGGTGGCGCAGGAGCACATCGAAGCGGCCTACCGCGTCGGGCTGGAGCCCTGCCAGCGCGGCGCCTGCCG GAGGAACTGCCGAGGGAACCCCAACTGCCTGGTGGGCATCGGGGAGCACGTCTGGCTGGGCGAGATAGATGAGAACAGCTTCCACAACATCGACGACCCCAACTGCGAGCGTCGCAAGAAG AACGCGTTCGTGGGCTTAACGAACCTCGGCGCCACGTGCTACGTGAACACTTTCTTGCAGATGTGGTTTCTTAACTTGGAGCTCCGGCAAGCCCTCTACTTGTGTCCCAGCACCTGCAGCGAGTACGTGGCCGGAGAGGGCATCCCGAAAGACAAAG ACTACGAGCCTCAGACCATTTGTGAACACCTCCAGTACTTGTTCGCCTtgctgcagaacagcaaaagGCGATACATCGATCCCTCTGGGTTCGTCAAAGCGCTGGGCTTGGACACGGGGCAGCAGCAG gaTGCCCAGGAGTTTTCAAAGCTGTTCATGTCACTGCTGGAAGATACTttatccaaacaaaaaaacccagatgttCGAAACATAGTGCAAAAGCAGTTCTGCGGAGAGTACGCCTATGTCACGGT CTGCAACCAGTGTGGCAGGGAGTCCAAACTCGTGTCTAAATTTTACGAGCTGGAGTTAAACATCCAAGGGCATAAGCAGTTGACAGACTGTATAACGGAATTTCTTAAG gaagaaaaattagaagGGGACAATCGTTATTTTTGCGAAACTTGTCAGAGTAAGCAGAACGCCACGAGGAAGATCAGGCTGCTAAGTCTTCCCTGCACGCTCAACCTGCAGCTGATGCGTTTCGTGTTTGACAG GCAAACTGGCCATAAGAAAAAGCTGAACACCTACATCGGCTTCTCTGAGCTGCTTGACATGGAGCCTTTTATGGAACAAAAAA ACGGCATCTACGTGTATGAACTTAGTGCTGTCCTCATACACCGTGGCGTGAGCGCGTACTCCGGGCACTACATCGCCCACGTGAAGGATCCGCAGACGGGCGAGTGGTACAAGTTTAACGACGAAGACATAGAAAAGATGGAGGGGAAGAAACTGCAGTTGGGGATTGAGGAAGATCTAG cttttctgcaggagctggtAGAGCGCGATAACTGCAAGTTCGAGGAGTGGTGCAACGAAATGGCCGAGATGCGCAAACAGAGCGTGGCCAGAGGCAAAATCAAACACGAAGAGGTGAAGGAGCTCTACAAAAGGTTACCCGCTGAAGCTG gtTCCCCGTATGACTTCATCTCTCTCGAATGGCTGCAGAAATGGCTGGATGAGTCTACTCCTCCAAAACCTATAGATAACACAGCCTGCCTGTGCTCCCACGGCAAACTCCATCCGGATAAAATATCCATTATGAAGAGGATATCGGAGTACGTGGCTGACTTCTTCTACAGGAGATACGGAGGAGGGCCCCGGCTGAACG tcaaagcactttgcaaggACTGCGTGGTAGAAAGGTGTCGAATCCTGCGACTGAAAAACCAGTTAAACGAAGACTACAAAACCGTTACGAACTTGCTGAAGATAACAGTCAAGGG gAACGACGGGTTTTGGGTTGGAAAGGCGTCCTTGCGGAGCTGGCGTCAGTTGGCTCTGGAGCAATTAAATGAGCAAGACGAAGATGCAGAGCACAGTAATGGAAAAATGAACGGAAATGCACAAAACAAAG atgaatcaaatgaagagaagagagaggaggaagaggagttaaattttaatgaagacaTCGTTTGCCCACATG GTGACCTGTGCATATCCGAAAACGAACGGAGAGTGGTTTCGAAGGAAGCTTGGGAGAAACTCAAGCAATATTTTCCAAAGGCCCCTGAATTCCCAAATAACAAAGAGTGCTGTTCCCAGTGCAAG ATTTTGGAGCGCGAAGGGGAGGAAAATGAAGCTCTGCATAAGATGATGGCCAGCGAGCAGAAGACTTCTCTCCAGAACCTGTTCCACGATAAATGCAGACCTTGCCTGGGCAGCTGGCCTCAG GAGACAGATGAGCTGTATATTGTTTCGCAGTTCTTTGTAGAAGAATGGAGGAAATTTGTCAG GAGGCCGACGCGATGCAGCCCCGTGTCCTCGGTAGGAAACAGCGCTCTTCTCTGCCCCCACGGGGGCCTCATGTTCACCTACGCTTCCATGACCAAAGAAGACTCCAAACT TATAGCTCTAATATGGCCCAGCGAGTGGGAGAGGATTCAAAAACTCTTCGTCGTGGATCACGTCATCAAAATCACCCGAACGCAAGCTGCCGGGGCAGACCCGGAGAGCGCGCTTTACGCCTCTGAGCCCC AACTCTGTCCGGAGTGCAGAGAAGGGCTGTTATGCCAACAGCAGCGGGACTTGCGTGAGTACACCCAAGCGACCATCTACATCCATAAAGTGGTGGATAATAAAAAG GTAATGAAGGACGCTGCTCCGGAGCTGAACGTGAGCAGCTCAGAagctgaagaggaaagggaggaaaacaagCCAGAGGGGGAACAAGACCCAGATTTTAACCAG ACCAACGGTGGTGCGAAACGCCAGAAGATCTCGCACCAGGGCTACGTCACTTACCAAAAGCAAGGCATCAGGCGAAGCACCCGGCACCGGAAAGTCAGAGGGGAGAAAGCGCTGCTTGTTTCTGCTAATCAGACgctgaaagagctgaaaatacaG ATCATGCATGCATTTTCAGTTGCTCCCTTCGACCAGAATTTGTCGATCGACGGGAAGATACTGAGCGATGACACCGCGACGCTCGGCAGCCTGGGAGTCATCCCCGAGTCCGTCATTTTATTAAAG GCTGACGAACCAATTGCAGATTACGCAGCGATGGATGACGTTATGCAAG TTTGTATGCCTGAAGAAGGATTTAAAG ggaCTGGTTTACTTGGACACTGA
- the USP48 gene encoding ubiquitin carboxyl-terminal hydrolase 48 isoform X1: MAPRLQLEKAAWRWTETVPPEAVAQEHIEAAYRVGLEPCQRGACRRNCRGNPNCLVGIGEHVWLGEIDENSFHNIDDPNCERRKKNAFVGLTNLGATCYVNTFLQMWFLNLELRQALYLCPSTCSEYVAGEGIPKDKDYEPQTICEHLQYLFALLQNSKRRYIDPSGFVKALGLDTGQQQDAQEFSKLFMSLLEDTLSKQKNPDVRNIVQKQFCGEYAYVTVCNQCGRESKLVSKFYELELNIQGHKQLTDCITEFLKEEKLEGDNRYFCETCQSKQNATRKIRLLSLPCTLNLQLMRFVFDRQTGHKKKLNTYIGFSELLDMEPFMEQKNGIYVYELSAVLIHRGVSAYSGHYIAHVKDPQTGEWYKFNDEDIEKMEGKKLQLGIEEDLAEPSKSQTRKPKCGKGTHCSRNAYMLVYRLQTREKSLTIEVPAFLQELVERDNCKFEEWCNEMAEMRKQSVARGKIKHEEVKELYKRLPAEAGSPYDFISLEWLQKWLDESTPPKPIDNTACLCSHGKLHPDKISIMKRISEYVADFFYRRYGGGPRLNVKALCKDCVVERCRILRLKNQLNEDYKTVTNLLKITVKGNDGFWVGKASLRSWRQLALEQLNEQDEDAEHSNGKMNGNAQNKDESNEEKREEEEELNFNEDIVCPHGDLCISENERRVVSKEAWEKLKQYFPKAPEFPNNKECCSQCKILEREGEENEALHKMMASEQKTSLQNLFHDKCRPCLGSWPQETDELYIVSQFFVEEWRKFVRRPTRCSPVSSVGNSALLCPHGGLMFTYASMTKEDSKLIALIWPSEWERIQKLFVVDHVIKITRTQAAGADPESALYASEPQLCPECREGLLCQQQRDLREYTQATIYIHKVVDNKKVMKDAAPELNVSSSEAEEEREENKPEGEQDPDFNQTNGGAKRQKISHQGYVTYQKQGIRRSTRHRKVRGEKALLVSANQTLKELKIQIMHAFSVAPFDQNLSIDGKILSDDTATLGSLGVIPESVILLKADEPIADYAAMDDVMQVCMPEEGFKGTGLLGH; encoded by the exons aTGGCGCCGCGGTTGCAGCTGGAGAAGGCGGCGTGGCGTTGGACCGAGACGGTGCCGCCCGAGGCGGTGGCGCAGGAGCACATCGAAGCGGCCTACCGCGTCGGGCTGGAGCCCTGCCAGCGCGGCGCCTGCCG GAGGAACTGCCGAGGGAACCCCAACTGCCTGGTGGGCATCGGGGAGCACGTCTGGCTGGGCGAGATAGATGAGAACAGCTTCCACAACATCGACGACCCCAACTGCGAGCGTCGCAAGAAG AACGCGTTCGTGGGCTTAACGAACCTCGGCGCCACGTGCTACGTGAACACTTTCTTGCAGATGTGGTTTCTTAACTTGGAGCTCCGGCAAGCCCTCTACTTGTGTCCCAGCACCTGCAGCGAGTACGTGGCCGGAGAGGGCATCCCGAAAGACAAAG ACTACGAGCCTCAGACCATTTGTGAACACCTCCAGTACTTGTTCGCCTtgctgcagaacagcaaaagGCGATACATCGATCCCTCTGGGTTCGTCAAAGCGCTGGGCTTGGACACGGGGCAGCAGCAG gaTGCCCAGGAGTTTTCAAAGCTGTTCATGTCACTGCTGGAAGATACTttatccaaacaaaaaaacccagatgttCGAAACATAGTGCAAAAGCAGTTCTGCGGAGAGTACGCCTATGTCACGGT CTGCAACCAGTGTGGCAGGGAGTCCAAACTCGTGTCTAAATTTTACGAGCTGGAGTTAAACATCCAAGGGCATAAGCAGTTGACAGACTGTATAACGGAATTTCTTAAG gaagaaaaattagaagGGGACAATCGTTATTTTTGCGAAACTTGTCAGAGTAAGCAGAACGCCACGAGGAAGATCAGGCTGCTAAGTCTTCCCTGCACGCTCAACCTGCAGCTGATGCGTTTCGTGTTTGACAG GCAAACTGGCCATAAGAAAAAGCTGAACACCTACATCGGCTTCTCTGAGCTGCTTGACATGGAGCCTTTTATGGAACAAAAAA ACGGCATCTACGTGTATGAACTTAGTGCTGTCCTCATACACCGTGGCGTGAGCGCGTACTCCGGGCACTACATCGCCCACGTGAAGGATCCGCAGACGGGCGAGTGGTACAAGTTTAACGACGAAGACATAGAAAAGATGGAGGGGAAGAAACTGCAGTTGGGGATTGAGGAAGATCTAG CGGAACCTTCTAAATCCCAGACTCGTAAACCTAAGTGCGGGAAAGGGACTCACTGCTCACGCAATGCTTACATGCTGGTATACAGGCTGCAAACCCGGGAGAAATCTCTGACAATCGAAGTACCAG cttttctgcaggagctggtAGAGCGCGATAACTGCAAGTTCGAGGAGTGGTGCAACGAAATGGCCGAGATGCGCAAACAGAGCGTGGCCAGAGGCAAAATCAAACACGAAGAGGTGAAGGAGCTCTACAAAAGGTTACCCGCTGAAGCTG gtTCCCCGTATGACTTCATCTCTCTCGAATGGCTGCAGAAATGGCTGGATGAGTCTACTCCTCCAAAACCTATAGATAACACAGCCTGCCTGTGCTCCCACGGCAAACTCCATCCGGATAAAATATCCATTATGAAGAGGATATCGGAGTACGTGGCTGACTTCTTCTACAGGAGATACGGAGGAGGGCCCCGGCTGAACG tcaaagcactttgcaaggACTGCGTGGTAGAAAGGTGTCGAATCCTGCGACTGAAAAACCAGTTAAACGAAGACTACAAAACCGTTACGAACTTGCTGAAGATAACAGTCAAGGG gAACGACGGGTTTTGGGTTGGAAAGGCGTCCTTGCGGAGCTGGCGTCAGTTGGCTCTGGAGCAATTAAATGAGCAAGACGAAGATGCAGAGCACAGTAATGGAAAAATGAACGGAAATGCACAAAACAAAG atgaatcaaatgaagagaagagagaggaggaagaggagttaaattttaatgaagacaTCGTTTGCCCACATG GTGACCTGTGCATATCCGAAAACGAACGGAGAGTGGTTTCGAAGGAAGCTTGGGAGAAACTCAAGCAATATTTTCCAAAGGCCCCTGAATTCCCAAATAACAAAGAGTGCTGTTCCCAGTGCAAG ATTTTGGAGCGCGAAGGGGAGGAAAATGAAGCTCTGCATAAGATGATGGCCAGCGAGCAGAAGACTTCTCTCCAGAACCTGTTCCACGATAAATGCAGACCTTGCCTGGGCAGCTGGCCTCAG GAGACAGATGAGCTGTATATTGTTTCGCAGTTCTTTGTAGAAGAATGGAGGAAATTTGTCAG GAGGCCGACGCGATGCAGCCCCGTGTCCTCGGTAGGAAACAGCGCTCTTCTCTGCCCCCACGGGGGCCTCATGTTCACCTACGCTTCCATGACCAAAGAAGACTCCAAACT TATAGCTCTAATATGGCCCAGCGAGTGGGAGAGGATTCAAAAACTCTTCGTCGTGGATCACGTCATCAAAATCACCCGAACGCAAGCTGCCGGGGCAGACCCGGAGAGCGCGCTTTACGCCTCTGAGCCCC AACTCTGTCCGGAGTGCAGAGAAGGGCTGTTATGCCAACAGCAGCGGGACTTGCGTGAGTACACCCAAGCGACCATCTACATCCATAAAGTGGTGGATAATAAAAAG GTAATGAAGGACGCTGCTCCGGAGCTGAACGTGAGCAGCTCAGAagctgaagaggaaagggaggaaaacaagCCAGAGGGGGAACAAGACCCAGATTTTAACCAG ACCAACGGTGGTGCGAAACGCCAGAAGATCTCGCACCAGGGCTACGTCACTTACCAAAAGCAAGGCATCAGGCGAAGCACCCGGCACCGGAAAGTCAGAGGGGAGAAAGCGCTGCTTGTTTCTGCTAATCAGACgctgaaagagctgaaaatacaG ATCATGCATGCATTTTCAGTTGCTCCCTTCGACCAGAATTTGTCGATCGACGGGAAGATACTGAGCGATGACACCGCGACGCTCGGCAGCCTGGGAGTCATCCCCGAGTCCGTCATTTTATTAAAG GCTGACGAACCAATTGCAGATTACGCAGCGATGGATGACGTTATGCAAG TTTGTATGCCTGAAGAAGGATTTAAAG ggaCTGGTTTACTTGGACACTGA